DNA sequence from the Anser cygnoides isolate HZ-2024a breed goose chromosome 22, Taihu_goose_T2T_genome, whole genome shotgun sequence genome:
TTCTCCACCACAGCGGCGCAGCTGGCCTGAGCCTTCTCCCACCCTTTCAGAAAAGGACCCATCCGTGCTCCAGAGCACTTGCGGGCCACGGTGCGATGGGACTACCAGCCTGACATCTGTAAAGATTACAAAGAAACGGGGTTCTGCGGCTTCGGAGGTGAGTGGGCCTTGCCTGCAGCTGAATGTGTGCTGCACCAGATCTGCAGAGGGATCCGAAGGGATCTAGTCCAGCTGGTGATCCCATGTTTGTGGCACGCAGATGTGCACTTACTGCTTTACAGGCACTTGTTTGCAGAGCTAGAATGTGGTGCTGTTGCAAAATTGTTTGGTATAACGTTCATCTCACTTGAGGCTGTGGGAGGGATGGGATTTCCTGATCCATATCCCACTTCCCACGTGGGTCAGTGCTGGATCTGTCGCTGTGGCATACAGAGCACAGTGCTCGTGGCCTGTCAGTCCTGAGGAGGAAATCGGCCTGCTTGGCACTGCCctgggaggaagagcagggctgggtgggGAAACAATCAGGTTTCACTTTGTCCTGGGCACAGCTCAGGCTGCCCCTGAACGAGGTGTCTGGTGGGCAGCTAGGCAGCGGGACGAAGGGTGTTTATCTGTCTGTCTTTGTGCTCCTCAGACAGCTGCAAATTCCTCCACGACCGCTCGGACTACAAACACGGCTGGCAGATTGAACGGGAGCTGGATGAAGGCCGCTACGGAGTCAATGGTACGGCACcacccctctgctctgcctctcccGAGGCTGATTGTGGCGACGGCCACACGGTTCTGCCTTCCCTCATACTCTGGAGTGAACATGACTCAGGGACTGTGTTGTCTCATTGCATAGGCCACGGGTTGAATTAACACTGGACAGAAAGGACTCTGTTCCACAAAGCTGTGGAACTCCCTGCTGTGGGATAAGCTTAGTGCCAGGAACCACTGACAGTGCTGAGCAAATCTGCTGCTTTCAGATAACCACCGACTGACACCAGGGAGAGTTATTCGCCCTGTCTGTACAGAGTGTTGCACGCTATTGTATGAGTGCCAGCAGGGAGCCCTGTGGAGCTGGGGAGGTGCAACCATTTCCTGCCCCACGGGTGCCCCGAAGCTGGAGTGCTTCCATGCTACGTCATTATTTCTCACTCGGCATCCATACCTGTGGCCCAGGACTGCTGCTGAGTGTCGCTCATGAACCCCTGCGCAGTTGCGGGGATGGGTGCAGGCTCTGCTCAGTTGGAGCTGAAGCGTTTGGTAGcagctgctttggaaaaaaaaaatcgaaaaaGTAGGGGGCTGGAGGATATGTCCCTTCTGCGTCGCCCACTCGCTGCTATAAAAATTTGCTCTTGTGAGATGAGCAACAGGCACGCTGGCTCATTAGACTAATTATATCTCAGTCCCACGTGTGTTACTGACATCAGTGACACCCAGATGCCAGAACCCTATTGTTTCCAGCAGGGATTCAATCCCACCTGCTGTGCTCTCTCCGTGTTTAATATTTTGCATCCCACGCGTCAGCTGGCCTGGCTGCCTCTGCTCTTGCTCCAGTGCGGTGAACTTTCTCTTGTGCAGACGAGGAAAACTACGAGGTGAGCAGCGACGAGGAGGACATGCCTTTCAAATGCTTCATCTGCAGAAGTTCCTTCAAGAACCCCGTGGTCACCAAGTAAGTGGTTATTTTGGCAGGGGGGAGCCAAACATCTGTCGTGGATCGAGTCCACTAGTCATTCACTGGAGGCAAAAAGAGTCactgcctgcaggctgctgggtgGAACCTGCCTGTTGTCTGCTGTGGCTCTTCTGGTGGGCGTGGAAAGCCTCAGGTACCCACGGAGCCTCATAACTACATCGGAAGCATCTCCTTGGTAGGGATCCCAAGCCTTTGTTGTCCATGCACCTTCCAGATTTCCAAAAGATGCTGCCTGATTGCATCATCTTCCCCTTgaggttttgttctttctttccttctgaacACTGAATGACACTGCAGGGTGTgagcagagaaacagaagcatGGGGAAGGCAAGAGGCCGAGGATAAGGCACAGAGGGGGACATCGCACACTGCCAGCCCTCGCCCACAGCGCTGGCTGCCTGATACCTCCACACTTCCCCACAGGCAACACCACAACCTGCTAAATTCAGCGCTTGAACCCGTGGTGACCCTGGAAGAGCTCACGGATGGCTCTCTGCAATCACTTTTGTGTCAGTAAAGCAGTGCTGAAACACGTTTCCTGAGTACAGTGGGGGAATGGGGCCAGTGCTCCAGAGGAAGCTGTGCACGTAGCTTGCTTTTGCATCCCTCAGGGCTCAGTAGTCAATTTTATCTAACTCCTGGATGCAGCGATTGTGTCTGGTGACTGGCAGTGGCATCTGTCTCCCCTTACAGGTGTAGGCATTACTTCTGTGAGAGCTGTGCCCTCCAGCACTATCGGAAATCCCAGCGCTGTTACGTGTGTGACAAGCAAACCAACGGCGTCTTCAACCCAGCAAAAGGTGAGGGAAAGAGGGCTTCAGCCTGGGGGAGAGGGCTTTCACCTGGCGTGTCAGCACAGCACCAGTTCCCGATGTGTGTGCATGGTGCTTGCCCTGGCCCTAAGCTGGGGCTCGCAGCTTTTGGCTGTAGGCAGAACTTCCTTTAGTGCCTGGAGACACCGGGTCAGGGCCTGGGTGGGCTCTGGGTGTGAGACGAGCGTCTTGTGCTTGCCCAGATGAGGAACTCGGGGAGGTGACCCTgctgagggcagggggagggtgctggggaacAGGGGCTTGTCTGAGGCTCTCGCTGGCAGGTCAGCGATGCCCTGACTGCAGCGTCAGATGCCCTGGGCTCAGCAAAGGGCGGTAGCTCCTAGCTCAGCCTCGGGGTAGGCGAGTGACTTCTGGTAGCTCCCCTGGGTTCCTGGGGAGAGGGATGTTTACGGGTCCTGGGCCCCCAGCTTCGCTGCTGGACATCTCCCATACCCGGAGTCTCAGCCTGcctcttcctgtgtttcagagCTCATggcaaaactggaaaaacacaaggcggaggaggaggaggaggaatcgGAGCATTCAGACCACGGAGAGGCTCCACAATAGCGAAGCGCTGTTTTGTATCTAGCTGAATAAAGtttttgtgggggaaaaaaaaatactgatcaCAGCAGTTGCCTTGGGACCAGCAGCTGTAGCCAGTGCGTGTTTATCCAGCCAGCTGTTACTAAAATGCCGTCATGACTGGTGCCAGGGCTTTGTTCGCTGCTCTGTGAAGGCACAAGAAGAGGTAAGCTCAGAGTTGTGGCTAAGTACCACTGTGCCGCTAGCAGGACCGCGTGATGGCCTGGCTGAGTGCAGCAGCGGACCTGGGGAAGGGTTAAAGACTGCTCAGTTATTTCTTAACAGCTTTTTTGACAAGGTACTGCTGTTTCACGCCTAACTTTGCGCTGATCCTGCTTGTGTCTGACTGCTAGCTGTGGAAGCATAAAACCATCCCTAAGTTACGGGGAGCAATCCCAACCCTAAAGTTTAAGTCCGTAACCTTTAATTGTGTAGTAAGCTGAAAGCAGGGAGAGGAACGAGAACAATTAGCTTGTGCTAAGTTCATCCATCACCCTAGACATGCTAAGGCATTAGAAAGTAAGCTAGACTTCTGCAGGTATGTGTGGGTTATTACAGCTCACAGGAGTGTGTTCCTCCTGTCTCTTCTGCTTGCCTCCTGGTTCCCAGGGGAGTTCAAGAGGTAAGTCAAGCAGGCTTTAGGACTTGGGCAACAGGAGAGTTCTGGGGAACCAGCCCTCTGTGAGGAAGCACGTCACTAACACCACCCCAAAGGTTTTATGCTGCAAGTggcactttgattttttttcttgctgcaagTACCACTAACCCCATCCCCGTGCAAGCTTGGGCAAGAGGGATGCATCTTTTGGCAAGATGCAGACTTCATGAGCTGAGGTAGAAGATAAAGCCTCTTAAGTAAGGAGCAGGGAAGACCGTAAGTTTGCAGAGCTAGCTTGTCATCACTGCTGTGATCTACCCCCTCACCTTGCAGAAACAGCAGGcttaaaaacttcagaaatattttatttgttttggcaAAAAACTAGAGTAACAAACTTTATCTGGGTTCAAGTACAGTTTATAAACACAAGAAGGACCTGTTGCCAGCACCACTACTCCCATCAACCACACCTGCAGGACTGGATTCTCAGTGCTTCATTGAAGAGTAGAAAGACCTCCAGCACTTGCGGTCCTTGGAAAGGTCAAACTAAAAGCCTTAAACACACCTCCAAAAACAAATACCATGGAATGGGGGCGAGCTGCCACAGCCATGAATCGAGGGAAGCCATGTGAAAAGCaagcagaggatttttttttaacctggcaCTCAGTCAGAGAAGGTGGAACAGCAATGGTAAGAGAAGGCTTAAGATAATTCTGTACATGATGGTGAAAGAGGAGTTGTGAATAAGAGGTTTTTGCATGAAAATCAAATTACTTTCCCTCTATGCCAAGTTAAGTCAGTGAGAACAAGCTGGTGTGAATGTTTCATGCTGTCAAACCAGCCCAGCTAACAGAAGGCTGAGCTAGATACGCTGTGGGGAGTAAAAATGCTGGTATGTTGCACAGAATTACACACTGCATTTGTTGACCCAGGCAGCCACGGGAGAAGAGGCTGGAATGCCCTGCCCTGTCTGACCTGGAGTTCAGAGTACTCAGCATCGACTGAGGAGTCTCTTCAAGGGCTCTCCCAAACTGGAGAAGAACTCAGTGCTGCAGAGGAACGTCCAATGTAGTGAACGTGCCCAAAACGGAATCAGGTCATCCTCTATTTCCAATTTTCCACCCCAAAGCAGTGACTAAGAGCAcactccttccccccccccccctcaaaagTTACCTGGTGACAACGCTGTAACTAATCTGACCAGCTCTAAGAAAATGCCCAAAGCTAAgagctgcctccttccccttcttaaCTCTAAGGCacccttaaaaaagaaagaacaagaggaCAGGGACATACAGCCTCTGACTGTGATACAAGGAAGCCAGtgatttttagaaacagaaatagaGACCGTAACTAAACAGATTCGCTCAACCCACCCTAGTGTTCTCAGCTGCAAGGACTGGGGCTTGGTGGGGCACTGTACCAACAGGGATATTCCACAGTTCCTTGGGGTTGAGCCTTTTCCAGCTCAGGTCTGTCCATTTGTTTCCAGGCTACTTTCCAAGTAAACAGGCAGCTGAAGTTCCTTCCCAAGGACCTGTAAACTCTTCTACGTGTAACATTCATCACCTTTTATGAACAGGACCAATAAATTACAATGTCCAGGAAGCTCCTCCAGAACCACGTATAGTCCCTGTTTGTTCTAGAACTCCCAGTCATCCACGTCTAGCTGCTCCAGGTTTGACACCAGCCCAAAAATGCCACTGGGATCCTGGGGCCGTGTTCCTTCAAAATTGGTGATTGGGGTGACGGGGCGCAGAAGTTCAGGGAGTGCTTCAGAAGCACGACGCTTGATCTGCACAAAAAGGAGAGAACTCAGCTGCTGAAATGCCTCCCtacacaggcaggcagcaagtAAAACAGTGCTatcctcctgcctgcagcaagaGGTGCAAAGGATTTCTGCTCTGCATCTTGTAACAGGAAGGCGCTTCGCATACAGTCCTTCCAGCAGCACTTGTGTGCCTCAGCAAGGAAAAGAAGTTGCAGCACCACAGAACAGGCAGCTGCTTCAAGAGCTACCTCACTCCCAGAGAACATTCACCTCATCCCCCATCCACCTTCCTGGAGAAGCTGACGATCACCAAGCTGCACCAAACtgacttaatttttctgtgatctGAAAGGATTAAGCAACTCAACACTCCCACCCTCGGCTTCAGTGACACAGGAAGCTAATGACTGCAAAAAAGCCGCTGTTCTCTGCATATTAAACGAGTTCCTTACCTGTTTGAAAAAGGGATGATTGAGGAGAGCGCCTGCACTGGGCCTGCAGAAGGGAGTTAGAATAAAGCAAGCACACAAGAAAAATCAGTCAGTGACACTTTGTCCTTTCAAGATGCTCAAGTGGAGTTCTGCGGGCAGTTCACTGTCACAACCGTGtcccatcccctccctcacAGCAGCTCTGGCACTCAAACTGTCTGTGAAGACTGAACCCACTAACACAGCAGAAAGCTATTCCTGCTCTTCACACCTCGTGGAGTGGTCTGATGAGCACCAGAAAGACAGGGCAGGACCCCTCCGCTCCCCAGAGAAGGTTGCAAAGCAGAGCTATGAACTCTGAAATTCTTCAGGCTCtcttaaagaatattttaaccTGCTTTTGTTCCGCGTACTTTGCATACTCTTCTCAATGTAGAGCACATCCTCACGCAGCtatagttttggaaaaaaacttcAAACAACCTTTGCTGGCTCTCCTGGTTCAGTCAGCCCCTAGAACGGTGCTTGTGGCATGGCTGCGAAGAGCAGCTTTGGCCTGGCTTTACCTGAAGTCCGGGTTCCGCTGCAGGCACTGCCCTACAAAGTTGTGGAAGCAGGCGGAGAAGGTCCGCAGGTAAGGGTGCAGGGCTGACTCGCCGTTGGCTGCTCTCACGTTGCTAATGGCCATGCTCTCGCCCAGCCCATAGTTAGCGCTTGAACGCGAGGTTTTCATAGTCAGCTCGTCAGCAGGGATAGTGGTGGTGTCTAGCAGGCAGGGAACAGTTCCGTTCAGCTTTTCCAAGAGCATCTGGAAGTGAAGGGACATCAACATCCCATGCATGCAAACACGACAGTTAAAATTTCTCAGTAGATTTCTAATGTCCTCAGCGTTTGGACACCAAAGGTTTAATACAGAAGCACAGCAGTTCTACGGAAAAAGCCGCAATGAGAAGGGAATTCAGGGAGGCTCAGCACCCTCCTGTCTTCACAACCCAGTGCTGCAAGGCACTTCCATGTGCTcagatgaaagagagaaaggaaaaaccttTAAACCATACCTGAGTGGAAGGCATGTCTTTAAATGGTACGTGTCCGTTTGCCAGCTCGCAGGCTGTTATCCCTATGCTGTAAATGTCAGACTTTGCATCGTAACCCTGGAGattctaaaagaaaaggaaaataaaaattgtggaCTCGCAATGTGGACAGGCAATGCTCATGACTCGCCATGCAGAAGAACAAACCCAAATGGTTAGCACAGAAATGGCACAACCCGCGTACAGGATGGTTTGTTGGTCATGGTGGTAGTTTAAGCTAAGAAGTATAAAGCAAGATGCTCATCATGAGAAAAAGCAACACCgtggctgtttttcttttcccagaacAGGCCCTAAAACCTCAGAAAATTATGCAGAGATGCCATGTATCACCGAGCACAAgcagtagttttgtttttataacacACCTGCTGCAAGACTTCAGGACTGAGCCAAGGTAGGACTTTGATGCTGTATTTGGGGAAGTCATGAACAACTTTGAGTCGCTGCCCGTGGTTAATCATACTCAGATTACTTCGCAGGCCAGAGAGGTACACCTTCCCATCTACGGAAATCAGGATATGGCTGGCTTTCACACTccttaaacaacaaaaaaagaagtccGGTTTTCTGCCCTCCGAGGATTTATGTTCCTTACAGCATCACCAGGAACACCGCTAGTGCGGAGGTGCACTACAGAGGATTTAAGGCAGGAACACTTGAGCTAAACAACTTTTACAGTACATACAATAAACGTAGTGACCACTAATAACCTAGGACGTTCTGTgtttaaaatttactttcacAACAGGATATatcagagggaaggaaaaacatcCTAAAGGATGGACACGGTGATTTAGGAAGAGATTAAGAGACACTGCggcactgaagagaaaaatcaacCTTAGCAAGCACCTGTGGAAAGGATAAAAGCATACCAGGAGGCTGAGAGTCCTGATGGCCATCCTGAATGCTGTGCAAAGCTACGTATACAACCACTAACAGGACTCGATTCactcattttgcattttcccaAAGAAAGTTTCCGTGGCAAGGAGAAATGCAGGACTGGAGGTTACGGACTCAGGACCTTCTGCAGCAACAGGACAAATTTCCCCTCGCTGTCAGTCTCAATTCAGAGACTCTACACAGCACCTGAACAGAGCCTTAAGTCTGCCTGCCAGCGTGGCTTGTCGTGACTTCAGACACCGGTCTTCACGGTACAGACGTAAGTTTATTGcacagtgacattttaaaaaaattattattattttacctaTGTACATAGCCCATATGGTGGATGTAGTCAAGTGCTTTCAGTACTCCTTGGAGGATATATGCAATCGCCAATTCACTCATCCCATCCATAAAATGGGTACAGATTAAATCTTTTGCAGaacctgaaaagaaacaaaacacctcTTCAGTGGTCAGCAAAACAAGGATGCTTCAAAGATGCAACACCTCTTAAACCCGATCTAACAGGACACGATGGGCAGTCAAGGTGTTCCCTCTCCACCTACCATAGGCCATGAAAGATGTTACCACCCACAGCTCATTGTCTGCTATGAAAGTTGCTTTGTATGGCACAATGTTAGGGTGGTTGAAGAGCTTGGAAACATGAAGTTCCCcctaaaaaacaaagaagatattttgattcattttaGTAAATGCAGAAATTTGAATACAGGATTGATAAGCATCTGTTCTCTCCTAAACTTGCACTGTTGTATTAGTGGATTCATGTTACCTGCAAGAACGTGACCATTTCATTGGTGCAGGCTTCCAAGTTAACTCTTCTGACAGTGACATACTCCCCTGAGGGTTTATACCTGGCCAGGTTCACAACCATCAAGTCTTCAAAGCCTCTGcctgaaagaaaaggcaataaAGCTTCAGCAATATTTCTGGAAGCACACGCTTCTCAGGAACTCCTCCAGTCCTTGACCCTTAATAATCTTTATACTCATTTACTTAAGCTATTTACAGCCTTGTGAAAGAAAGTAATTGTTCCATCAGATACCATTTCCCCTAGCATGTATCCCAGTGAGAGAAATTATCCTAGCCAGTAAGTTGGTATTATCCAGTCTTTAAAGTTCAAAACTGAGCCAGAAGTAAAATGATTTGGCCACAGCCCCTCCAAGGACAGGGCTTCGGAGTCCTTCTGCTGACTTTGTCCTTTATACTCAGTATTGTTAACGCACCACATGCCTCTTTGAGTTGCAAGCCTTCAGGATAAGCatctcagttttcattaaagtgattttaaaatcaaagaagAAGGGCATCTAATgtcaaaaaataagtaattaatCAAGAAAAGGCCAACAAGTCTGCAGAAATTATTCTCTTTGCAGAGCAGACTTCCGATCCTCCAGCCCACGAGTAATCTTACCTATGATAGTGAGCAACTCGTAGCAGCTGCTGTCTGGTAGGAAGTTGCTCATGGTGTCCCTTTTAGGGGAAGAAGCTATCGACTCGGAGCTCGCCTCATTTgtctagggaaaaaataaagtcaggTCAAAAGAAGTAAAGATCACGTGGTAGAAAAGTCATCTGTTCATTATCATACACACTGAATATGAAAAAATTATAGAAGAGATAATTTAACTGCTGTTAAAACAATTAATAGTTAAATATCAATCAAAATCCAGGAGATGCCTCATTTCAGAAGATCCAGACATCTGTGTTTTAAACGAATAACCGTAAAAGGCAATATTCTCACTTAGGTTAGGCtaaaatttatttagaaatatttggaTAAAGCCAATTACTATTCCCCAGGACAGCTTGAGCACTGCTTTATAGTAACTGTCTTTCTCCTATTATTTACAAACTTCTGTGTCACCCTCTTCTTGCCTGAGCAAAGGCCAAAGGAAAGCTCGTTCACAGCACCTCCCTGCACCGTGGCAGTCAGCGTTCCTGCCTGATGAAGCTGGGGCTTCTGGTTTTCAGCCGCTCATCTGTGAGAAGAGCAGCGCAGCTGAAGCTGCTCAGCCGAACATAAAAGTGATGAACCCACCTTAGCAAAGGTATGGAGGTCAGacacatgaaaagaaaagctccaaatgaaagcaaaaatttaGCTGCGATGCATTTGTGCTtacagggagaaaagaaaaagaatagaaaaaaaactcaCACCACGCAGGGAAGCAGCGCTCCTAAGCCTACCAACTACGCTACCCCGACACATCTGACACAAAGCTATCTGCTTTATTTCCAATCACAAAAATCTTTCCAAGCAGGAAAGTTCAAGCTTCTTGCAAGTTCCTTTATACCTTGCAACTCGCTTAAGTTTCCAAAGTCACAAGGAGCACATCCTAATGGGAATCCAAATTTATTTGGTGTCTAAGTCCAGACTTCGTTATGTCAAATTTCTAGCACATTAACTCCTCCTGACATTTGGAACCCCAGCTCATTTTTGCCAACTCATTCCTCATCAACTGCAAGTGCCCTTTATCAGACCTTTCCTCATGATTCATGAGGTAGAAAGAGCTTGTCCCTTTTCCTGCAGTGACAGTGAATACTCTTTTTTTCCGTTGCTGAAAGATGGAAATGACACAgagacagctgaaaaacaagGCACTGTGCTACGCTCAGCCAAGGGTAAACGTAGTGCAACAAGAGCAGACATGAATTCACCATAAATTAATTGCCTTTGGTTCTGTTTGAGGGTTCAGCTCCTGAGAAGCTTTCAGCTCTAAGTATACCTTGGGAGTAAGTCGCTATTCAGGCTTCCTAAGCTCAGCTTTTTGACTGACTCGGACCAGGACACATTTTACCTCTCTCTGTCTACCTTAAAAAtaggtttatttttcagttatggGAAAAGTTGAAACTTTGCTTTGTGAACAGTGCTAGGACACAAGTCCAGCTCAAACAACTCCAGCACAGCCACTTAGCTGGCATCTGTTTCAGGGTAACTAACCCCCCAGACCTCAAAACCTTTACTTCCAGTCCTAGCACTGCAGCGTGCTGTGGCTTGGCTGAAACAGGCAGCAACCTGCTACTCGCTATTTCAAACTCGTGTTAAAGATCCTCGTCAATTCTGACTTGGATTGCATCACTCGTTACTTCTGCCATCAATTTCACACTGAGACACACAGGCAGATGGAAACCTCTGAAGCAGAAAGGCAccaccaaggaaaggaaagctctGGTAAGCAGCGTTGTGCAGCAGTGACAGCTGGTGAAACACGGAGCAGCACGTAAGTGGTTTGCTTTAATAAACTCCACTCCAAATATAGCGTAAGCCAACAAAACAGATGcgaaaaattaaataaatttaatcttATGAATGGCGTAGGCTGTTTCAACAGGAATGGAAAAACGCTGTAAAATCCCTATTTAAAAGTTTTCCAGAACATCAGAGGTCTTCACTCACCTGTCTTCGTGTTAGCAGTGACCAATAACTAAGTTAATGCACAAGGAGCTCTACCAGAAATTTACCAACATCATAcgagggtttaaaaaaaaaaaagttaaactgaAATGTCACTcatgaaatactgcaaaaaaGCTCCTCTGTGGTTTCACACGGGACAACTTTTGGTGTATGgtcaaaagcaaaagcagctgcGAAATGAAGTCACGTACGACTGGCTTTATGGCCTGGCATTCATTAGGAGCTAGCCTTCAGGCTTGTTGATCAGATTTTAATTGGAAATAGGTTTAAGGAAATTAATCTTTGAAAGATAACTGCTGTTATAAATGCCATAAGAAAATCAGTTATATGATGCTAGCAAGAATCTGCCTCTGCCAAATCACATCCGTCTGAATTAGAAAGAGGgaaagttgtttttgttctgctgcctTCCTCACCACCTCCTCACTCCTTCACTCCCTTTCAGCATGAACAAGACAAATTTTCCTCCTGCCCATTCCCCcaattatttccctttttgtaTAGCCATGATAGAAAAAGTGAGCTTTTATTTAGATGTAAAAATAGAGTCACCAATATCACTGTCATGTCCAAAACCACAAGggaatattttaacaaaaacgATACAGATGCTAACTAATCTCCATTTACTTCCACAACAGCATATGCTGGAAGCTAAGCAATTAAATAAGGTGTGAATTCACTTGACCTTATACAAAACATTCTGTATATATCtcatgttttcagctttgtttgtGCCAGCAAATTACAGACACTGACACAAAATCAATTGTAACAGCTTAAACTGACACAGTTATAAACAAATCACGCTTAATTCCTGTTTGTAACTGCCTTAAACTAAAGCAACACCTGCACACAGAAACGTTTCAGTGTGGTGTGGGCAGGTAGGAAATCATTTAGACCACTATATTCTGCTATAAATTGTGTTATTCTGTGGGCATTACTCATAAAGCACCACGCAGCATGTAGTCAGGGCCtgcagaacaaaaagcaaaggtAAAGTTCTCAACAGCCCCATTTTGGCTGTATGTTTTTGAACAGACATTCCTTGTTCGTAAGTGACTTTAGTTCTTAAGAGGC
Encoded proteins:
- the STRADA gene encoding STE20-related kinase adapter protein alpha isoform X1, translating into MSFLVSKPERLRRWVSEKFIVEGLREFELFGEQPPGDSRRKTNEASSESIASSPKRDTMSNFLPDSSCYELLTIIGRGFEDLMVVNLARYKPSGEYVTVRRVNLEACTNEMVTFLQGELHVSKLFNHPNIVPYKATFIADNELWVVTSFMAYGSAKDLICTHFMDGMSELAIAYILQGVLKALDYIHHMGYVHRSVKASHILISVDGKVYLSGLRSNLSMINHGQRLKVVHDFPKYSIKVLPWLSPEVLQQNLQGYDAKSDIYSIGITACELANGHVPFKDMPSTQMLLEKLNGTVPCLLDTTTIPADELTMKTSRSSANYGLGESMAISNVRAANGESALHPYLRTFSACFHNFVGQCLQRNPDFRPSAGALLNHPFFKQIKRRASEALPELLRPVTPITNFEGTRPQDPSGIFGLVSNLEQLDVDDWEF
- the STRADA gene encoding STE20-related kinase adapter protein alpha isoform X2, with amino-acid sequence MSFLRWVSEKFIVEGLREFELFGEQPPGDSRRKTNEASSESIASSPKRDTMSNFLPDSSCYELLTIIGRGFEDLMVVNLARYKPSGEYVTVRRVNLEACTNEMVTFLQGELHVSKLFNHPNIVPYKATFIADNELWVVTSFMAYGSAKDLICTHFMDGMSELAIAYILQGVLKALDYIHHMGYVHRSVKASHILISVDGKVYLSGLRSNLSMINHGQRLKVVHDFPKYSIKVLPWLSPEVLQQNLQGYDAKSDIYSIGITACELANGHVPFKDMPSTQMLLEKLNGTVPCLLDTTTIPADELTMKTSRSSANYGLGESMAISNVRAANGESALHPYLRTFSACFHNFVGQCLQRNPDFRPSAGALLNHPFFKQIKRRASEALPELLRPVTPITNFEGTRPQDPSGIFGLVSNLEQLDVDDWEF
- the STRADA gene encoding STE20-related kinase adapter protein alpha isoform X3, with product MSNFLPDSSCYELLTIIGRGFEDLMVVNLARYKPSGEYVTVRRVNLEACTNEMVTFLQGELHVSKLFNHPNIVPYKATFIADNELWVVTSFMAYGSAKDLICTHFMDGMSELAIAYILQGVLKALDYIHHMGYVHRSVKASHILISVDGKVYLSGLRSNLSMINHGQRLKVVHDFPKYSIKVLPWLSPEVLQQNLQGYDAKSDIYSIGITACELANGHVPFKDMPSTQMLLEKLNGTVPCLLDTTTIPADELTMKTSRSSANYGLGESMAISNVRAANGESALHPYLRTFSACFHNFVGQCLQRNPDFRPSAGALLNHPFFKQIKRRASEALPELLRPVTPITNFEGTRPQDPSGIFGLVSNLEQLDVDDWEF